TTTTCTGTTTTACCCAAGTAAAATAAAATCAAAATTATTTGAAGTTTTTCATTTATTATATTTCGCTCGCTAAACCCTGCATTGAGTTGCAGGGAATGCGCTCGTTTTGCATTTTCAATAACAATAATGACATTTAGAATAAAAAATCTTTTTTCACTGATATTCATTCTTTATCTGCTCCTGATTTTTCCAATTTTTTTATCCCCTGTTTTTGCAGAGAACACCTTGAGCGACATTAAAAAAAGAGGCTATATCCTCCTCCCTTGACCCTGAGCTTGCAGTTGAAGTGCTTGAGGTTATCAGGAATCTTGCAACAGAAGGAAAGACAATGATGATTGTCACACACCAGATTTCGTTTTTAAAAAATATCTGCCACAGGGTTCTGGTTTTTGACGAGGGGAGGATAATTGAGGATGGAAGCCCTGAACAGGTTTTCTCAAATCCCAAAAACCAGAGAACAGAAAGCTTTCTGAGGCATCTGAGGGGTTAAGTATACTTGTTTGCTGTAGGTTGCTCGTATGCCGTATTCCAAAACTCCGGGCTAAAGCAATCCCTTGGTTTTAAGATCTTCGCAGGTTTTTTTTATTTCACTGGCTACATTTTTGTCATCCGAAACTTTAAACTTCTTTCTTATCTCTTCTTCAATCTCATCAAATGAGCAGTTTTTTTGAATAAGTTCAAAGACGAGTTTTGCTGTGCCATTCAGAAAATGGGCATTATCAGATTGTGAGTCATAGATAAGCAGTTCATCTCCAAGGTCCTTGAAAACGAAGCGTTCTTTTTTTTCTTCTGTCTTTTCCATATCTTTTCTAAAATATCAGATAGGGTTCAAGGGGTCAAGCAATCAATTCGTCGTTCGTGATTCGTTGTTCGTATCACGAGCCAAGAGCCACTATGTTTTGGATTTTGAATTTTATTTGAACTTTGAGCTTTGTCATTTGACATTATTTTTTTACCCTGTCAACAACTCTTACCGCCTCTATAAACCTTCTCATCTTTTCATAATCTTTTTTCCCGGGTTTTGATTCAACACCACTGCTTACATCAACTGCGTAAGGGTTTACCTTTAAGATTGCATCTTTTACATTTTCAGGATTAAGCCCGCCTGCAAGAATAATCCTGCCATATTTTTTTGCCCTTACTGCTAAATCCCAGTTAAAGGTTTTTCCTGTGCCTCCCGGTATCTCTTCAGAGAAGGCATCAAGAAGAAATGCTGACACTTTATATTCTTTGATTTTTTCAATGCTCTTTTCATCACTCACCTTTACACTTTTTATAATCTTAGTCCTGAATTTACTGCAAAATTTTTCATCCTCATCACCGTGAAGCTGGACAATTCCAATACCACACTCATCAACTGTTTTCTGGAT
This is a stretch of genomic DNA from Candidatus Schekmanbacteria bacterium RIFCSPLOWO2_02_FULL_38_14. It encodes these proteins:
- a CDS encoding N-(5'-phosphoribosyl)anthranilate isomerase, giving the protein MSHLLTKIKICGITNSEDALAAVKYGADALGFVFYKKSPRYVEISKAHEIISHLPAFIPTVGVFVNETFENIQKTVDECGIGIVQLHGDEDEKFCSKFRTKIIKSVKVSDEKSIEKIKEYKVSAFLLDAFSEEIPGGTGKTFNWDLAVRAKKYGRIILAGGLNPENVKDAILKVNPYAVDVSSGVESKPGKKDYEKMRRFIEAVRVVDRVKK